CTTCCTTTAAGGCTATAGAATACTTATTGATAAAGTCTTTATTTGATTGTGCATATTTAGCTTCTGAACAGTTTGCTCCTATTGATGTCCCGCTTCTTAAAAATTGTTTAGACAAGATTTTACCAGCGTCGTCAAAAGGTCTTTTATTTAGCTCAGAATAAGCTTTGATAACTCTTATCGCAAAATTTTCTGTTCTTTCTTGAATACTGATATTTACGTTATAATTAATCATGAGTAAAAAAATGTGGTAATTCAATTTAACTTTATAAGTAATGAGTAAATACCCATTACTCATTACTCATTACTCATTACTCATTACTCATTACTCGTATTGCTTACACATCTACAAGGATTGAGTGCCTTGGCTAGATGCTTTTTGTGCAACAGTTTTTAAGCGAGTCGCCCTGCTTTTGCGAATACGTTCACTTTTGCGAACTCCACCAGCCATCTCATATTCGCGGCTATCTTTGCCGTATTTAAAGCCGATTCCCATGAGCATTTTTTCGGAGAAAGTACCCAAGGTTTGTTCTAATTCTTCAATTTCTGCTTTGGAAGAGTCAATCGTGCTGAGAGCAGTATTATGAGCTTCTAACTTGCTGCGTAATTGCTCAATTATTTCTGTCAGGGCTTTTAAATTACAAGTATTTCCAAGATCCAGATTGGCATCAATTGCTTTGAGTCCAGCAAATCTTAACTCAGCATTTTCTAGAACGCGGGATGTACGTTTTCTCAAAGACATAAATTTAGTTACTCGTAACATTTATACAGTTACTATGTCCTACTGAAAATACATTCTGGTTCAGCAAAATCCACAAAAATAATTATACTTTTTATGAGATAAATACTGGTAAATTCTCTTAATTTATCTAAAGCGTTTATCTAATCTTAATTACAGCTTGATACCAATTTTTTATGAAGCTGCATAGAATTCGATCCCCCCTAGCCCCCCTTAAATAAGGGGGGAACCGGAAAAATATCTATCAAAGTCCCCCTTTTTAAGGGGGATTTAGGGGGATCAAGATATGTGCAACCTCACATTAAATTGGTATGAGCATTTATAACTACAGAAGAAGCTGTGCTAACTACAGCTTGAGCATTTATAACCACAGAAGAAGTTGTGTTAACTACAGGTTGAGCATTCATAACTACAGAAGAAGCTGTGTTAACTACAGCTTGAGCATTCATAACTACAGAAGAAGTTGTATTAACTATAGCTTCAAGTTTACTTATCATATAATGAGCGTCTGTAACTACAGCTTCACCATTAATAAGTACTGTTTAAGTTGTATTAACTACGGCTTAAGTATTACTTATAACGTTTCCTGCATAGATAATATCGGTATTACGAATTACCAACACCATCGCACAGGTGCTTGTCACTCTCATTATCAGGGGGATTGGTTTTATAATACTCGCGCATAAAACTGCACCCTTGCTGGAGTAAATAATCAAAATCCAGCCTCCACAGTTTCACCGTGTTGTCAGCACTGGCAGAAGCTAGCATCTTGCCATCGGGACTGAAGCTGATGCCATTAACCCAGTTTGTATGCCCAGTAAGGGTTTTGATTTCTTTGCCTGTGCTGGTATCCCACAGTTTCACCGTGTTGTCACCACCGGCAGAAGCTAGCATCTTGCCATCGGGACTGAAGCTGATGCCCCTAACCTCTTTTGTATGCCCAGTAAGGGTTTTGATTTCTTTGCCTGTGCTGGTATCCCACAGTTTCACCGTCTTGTCAGCACTGGCAGAAGCTAGCATCTTGCCATCGGGACTGAAGCTGATGCCAAAAACCCAGTTTGTATGCCCAATAAGGGTTTTGATTTCTTTGCCTGTGCTGGTATCCCACAGTTTCACCGTCTTGTCAGCACTGACAGAAGCTAGCATCTTGCCATCGGGACTGAAGCTGATGCCCCTAACCCAGTTTGTATGCCCAGTAAGAGTTTTGATTTCTTTGCCTGTGCTGATATCCCACAGTTTCACCGTGTTGTCAGCACTGGCAGAAGCTAGCATCTTGCCATCGGGACTGAAGCTGATGCCCAAAACCTCGTTTGTATGCCCAGTAAAGGTTTTGATTTCTTTGCCTGTGCTGGTATCCCACAGTTTCACCGTGTTGTCAGCACTGGCAGAAGCTAGCATCTTGCCATCGGGACTGAAGCTGATGCCATAAACCGAGTTTGTATGCCCAGTAAGAGTTTTGATTTCTTTGCCTGTGCTGGTATCCCACAGTTTCACCGTGTTGTCAGCACTGGCAGAAGCTAGCATCTTGCTATCGGGATTGAAGCTGATGCCAAAAACCCAGTTTCTATGCCCAGTAAGGGTTTTGATTTCTTTGCCTGTGCTGGTATCCCACAGTTTCACCGTGTTGTCATCACTGGCAGAAGCTAGCATCTTGCCATCAGGACTGAAGCTGATGCCCCTAACCCAGTTTCTATGCCCAGTAAGGGTTTTGATTTCTTTGCCTGTGCTGGTATCCCACAGTTTCACCGTGTTGTCAGCACTGGCAGAAGCTAGCATCTTGCCATCGGGACTGAAACTGATGCCCAAAACCGAGTTTGTATGCCCAGTAAGGGTTTTGATTTCTTTGCCTGTGCTGGTATCCCACAGTTTCACCGTGTTGTCATTACTGACAGAAGCTAGCATCTTGCCATCGGGACTGAAACTGATGCCCCAAACCGAGTCTGTATGCCCAGTAAGGGTTTTGATTTCTTTGCCCGTGCTGGTATCCCACAGTTTCACCGTGTTGTCACCACTGGCAGAAGCTAGCATCTTGCCATCGGGACTGAAACTGATGCCCCAAACCCAGTTTGTATGCCCAGTAAGGGTTTTGATTTCTTTGCCTGTGCTGGTATCCCACAGTTTCACCGTGTTGTCATTACTGACAGAAGCTAGCATCTTGCCATCGGGACTGAAGCTGATGCCATAAACCGAGTTTGTATGCCCAGTAAGAGTTTTGATTTCTTTGCCTGTGCTGGTATCCCACAGTTTCACCGTGTTGTCAGCACTGGCAGAAGCTAGCATCTTGCCATCGGGACTGAAGCTGATGCCATTAACCGAGTTTGTATGCCCAGTAAGGGTTTTGATTTCTTTGCCTGTGCTGATATCCCATAGTTTCACCGTCTTGTCAGCACTGGCAGAAGCTAGCATCTTGCCATCGGGACTGAAGCTGATGCCATAAACCACGTTTGTATGTCCTCCCAAAGTGTTAGGTGCGGCAACATTGTGAACTGTATTTAATAATGCCAGTTCTACCTGGGTGCGGGTATCTGCATCAACCCAAAATTTACCTCGCATTTTGACAGCAGCTTTGACGCTTGATTCGACAGCTTTTCGCCCATTTAAAGCCACAAACCCATCGGAACTTTGGGCAAAGGCATTAATTTGACTGATTTCGGCATTCCCCCAGCCTATACCCGCTAGTCCAGATAAACCCAAAGCTAACACCAAACCCCCTGCCAGTCCAGAAAAAGTCAGTCGTCTTCTGCGTTCTTGTTGCTTTTGTTCCTTATCCCTCAATTCCACACTAGCTTGAATAAACTTTTGCTCGGCTGCGCTAATATCCTCTCGCCGTTGTTTTAGCTTTTCTTCCCCCTCCACCAACGCTGCACCCCGCAACAATGCCCCTTCATCTCGTTGCGTTGCTTCCCATTGTCCTTTTGCTGAACGCAGTCGCTCTTGCCAAGCCCTAAAAACGCGGTCTTTATTCATCCATTCCCGCAATTCTCCCCAATTGCGAATCAAAGCTTCATGGACTACTTCTACCGTTTCTTGACTGGTAGCATTGCGACTTGTCACCACCAACCGAGCATCCGCTAATTGTTTGACCAAATCCCAGCTTTGCTCCTCCAATTCCGCCTTCATCGCCACCCGTCGAGTATCTTCTGTTCCCTCACCCGGACGCACCAATTGAATAAAAATCCGCCGGACTTTTTCTTTTTCCTCGTCTGTCAAGTTGCCATATTTCTCATCAGCATGACGAGCTAACGCACCTTCTACTTGACCAATTTCTTCATAGATTTTGTGAGTTAATTGTTTACCCGTGCGCTTATTCCACAACTCTGTTAAAGCAAACTCTAGCAAAGGTAAATTTCCCGGTTGGTTTTCTACATCCTCTAAAATGCGTTCTACCAATCCGCTTGCAAATGTCACCCCTAATTTTTCGGCAGGTTTTTCAATAACTTGTGTTAATTCCTCCCGATTCATCGGCCCTAATTTCACATCAGCATTTTGCAAGATATCCGCAAAGGGACGATAGGAGAGAGCATTTCCCAAAAAATCTGCCCGCATTGTCATTACCCACACCGTAGCGGATGCAGATAGAGAAGTAGAAGTTTCTAAACTAGCTAATAAGCAATCAAGAAATTTATGGCGAATTTCCTGACGGTGACAGAGAGTATAAATTTCTTCAAATTGGTCAGCAATTAATAGCACCCGTTCATTAGGGTGATTTTGCCAAATTTTAGCAAAAACGTCCGAGATCAGCATAGAGCCATCTTGCAAGTAATCAGCTAACTCGCGGGCTTCCTTAATTTGGTCAGTTGCAGTTGCAGTTGCATTTAAAGTAGCCGTATACAGTGGCAGTAAAGCTACAGCCAACGCATAAAAAGGATCAGCACCAGGACGAAAGTGAGTAAACTGCCAATTTCCGGCTGTTTGCAACTTCGGGATTAACCCCGCTAATACCACCGAAGATTTACCGCTTCCCGATGCACCCAATACGGGTATAAAATTCCGGGTTTTAGTTGCACTATAAAGTTCTTCGATAAAAATTTCCCGCCCAAAGAATATATCCGCATCATTGGGGCCAAAATGAAACAAACCGCGATAAGGACAAGGGAGAGATTCATCAGCAACATCAACAGATGTAGGTTTTACCTCTTCTCTGTAGTAAAAATAGTTGTAGATAATGTTGTGATCGCCTATCTGAGCGCCCTTAACTTCAGCTTGAAACTCTGCATGGTTCATTTTAGATACTTTAGTAGCTTTTAGCTAAAGGTATTTGTTTGTGTGTTGCGATCGCCTACTTGAGCGCCTTTCACTTCTCCTTGAAATACTGTGTTATACTTACCAGCCGCAGATTCCTCCGGCTTTTCCTGTTTCAATAACTCCTGAGCTAACTTGATAATTTCCGCATCTTTATCAACGCCTAAATTGGTTAACTCTTCTTGGAGTAATGCCTTAAATGCTTCTGAATCCAGCTTTTTTTCATGCTTGTCTACGATATTGCTATCATCTTCTTTACCCTGATCAGCAAACCTCTGTTTAATCAAAGCCTTCAAACCCTGATAGGCATCTTTCACGGCTGTTCCTGCGGTTTCTTTAGTAGCAGCGATCGCACCAGCACCTAAAGCAGCAATAATCAGAGAAATAGGTTCCATAGTTAATTCTCAATAAGTTTACAAGAGCAATTCGATGTATCTAAGAAACATACAGCGAAAATAGGGTGCATTACGCAAATAAAGTCCCGTATCCCAAGTTTTGACCAAGTTTTAACTGAATTAACGTGAGATGAACCTCTCCCCAACCCCTCTCCGACGCGGAGAGGGGCTGAAATATCCTGAATTAC
This Nostoc sp. C052 DNA region includes the following protein-coding sequences:
- a CDS encoding four helix bundle protein yields the protein MSNGYLLITYKVKLNYHIFLLMINYNVNISIQERTENFAIRVIKAYSELNKRPFDDAGKILSKQFLRSGTSIGANCSEAKYAQSNKDFINKYSIALKEANETLYWIKIMIKSELVSKSKFQNLIEENERIVKILTTSINKLKEK